The Sphingorhabdus sp. Alg231-15 genome has a segment encoding these proteins:
- the cmk gene encoding (d)CMP kinase yields MIIAVDGPTASGKGTISKELAKHFALPFLDTGLLYRAVGWTLREQRGNADNPEHALKACIFDGALLNEPGLRSEAVGGLASRVSVHPEVRRALDKRQKDFAYQPAGAVLDGRDIGTIIAPDADVKLFVTASSEARAVRRFEEMKRRGEKVNFDDILADILKRDERDRSRITAPLKPAEDADLLDTTDLTIGDAVQQAIALVDAKISRRRDKDPA; encoded by the coding sequence ATGATCATCGCTGTCGATGGCCCCACTGCCTCGGGTAAAGGCACGATCTCCAAAGAGCTGGCGAAGCATTTTGCCCTGCCCTTTCTTGACACCGGCCTACTTTATCGCGCGGTCGGCTGGACTTTGCGGGAACAGCGCGGAAACGCTGATAACCCGGAGCATGCGCTTAAGGCCTGCATATTTGATGGTGCGTTGCTCAATGAGCCGGGCTTGCGCAGTGAGGCCGTCGGTGGCCTCGCGAGCCGTGTTTCGGTCCATCCGGAAGTACGCCGGGCGCTGGACAAGCGCCAGAAGGATTTTGCCTATCAACCGGCGGGCGCGGTCCTGGATGGTCGTGATATCGGTACAATCATCGCTCCCGATGCCGATGTGAAGCTGTTTGTAACGGCTTCATCCGAGGCCCGCGCGGTCCGTCGTTTCGAAGAAATGAAACGCCGCGGAGAGAAGGTGAACTTTGATGATATCCTCGCCGATATCCTGAAACGGGACGAACGCGACCGCAGTCGCATCACCGCACCGCTCAAGCCCGCGGAAGATGCGGACTTGCTTGATACGACCGATTTGACTATAGGCGACGCCGTTCAACAGGCAATTGCCTTGGTGGACGCGAAGATAAGCCGCCGGCGCGACAAAGATCCGGCATAG
- a CDS encoding YaiI/YqxD family protein: MQIFVDADACPVKDEIYKVVYRLEVPVVIVSNSHFRVPQHPLVSRVVVSDAFDAADDYIAERASEKTVVITSDILLADRCVKAGSVVIASNGKPFTADSIGAAVATRAIMADLRAGMGTENIGGPPPFTKADRSKFLSSLDEALMRLKRGA; this comes from the coding sequence ATCCAGATATTTGTCGATGCCGATGCATGTCCAGTAAAGGATGAGATTTACAAGGTCGTCTACCGCCTTGAAGTACCGGTGGTCATTGTAAGCAACAGTCATTTCCGCGTACCGCAGCATCCGTTGGTCAGCCGTGTGGTGGTAAGTGACGCGTTTGATGCCGCTGATGACTATATTGCGGAGCGTGCATCGGAAAAAACGGTGGTGATCACGTCGGATATTTTGCTGGCTGATCGCTGCGTCAAGGCTGGATCAGTGGTTATTGCTTCCAATGGAAAGCCGTTTACCGCTGATTCCATTGGAGCCGCTGTAGCAACGAGGGCGATCATGGCCGACTTGCGCGCCGGTATGGGCACAGAGAATATCGGCGGTCCGCCGCCATTCACCAAAGCTGATCGGTCAAAATTTCTGTCGTCTCTGGATGAGGCGCTGATGCGTCTAAAGCGTGGCGCTTAG
- a CDS encoding CBU_0592 family membrane protein, translated as MLDDFSANVIGILGSILIVSAYAYNVYARSVNPFIYNGTNLIGALLLTLSLMVHFNLASLLLEIVWIGIALGGLWKAYQGHAGQRP; from the coding sequence ATGCTGGATGATTTCTCCGCCAACGTGATCGGCATATTGGGCAGTATATTGATTGTTTCGGCATATGCTTACAATGTCTATGCCCGAAGCGTGAACCCTTTCATTTATAACGGCACGAACCTGATCGGAGCGCTTCTGCTCACACTGTCATTGATGGTGCATTTCAACCTTGCATCGTTACTGCTCGAAATTGTCTGGATCGGTATCGCCTTGGGCGGTCTATGGAAAGCCTATCAGGGGCACGCGGGGCAGAGGCCATGA
- a CDS encoding aminoacetone oxidase family FAD-binding enzyme, with the protein MTNSPTSYDAIILGAGGAGLMCAAVAGQRGRKVLLIDHADQPGKKILISGGGRCNFTNIDTAPDRYLSANMHFAKSALSRYTAQDFIALVNGYDIAWHEKTLGQLFCDGSAKQIVAMLMDECPAETVTVSLGQSITDIRHGDGTYQVDYGNQSATSPSLVIATGGPSIPKMGATSFAYDIARQFGLKVVEPRPALVPLTLGGEETLFRSLSGVSAPIIARCGKTAFREAALFTHKGLSGPAILQISSYWRHGEPVNVDFLPDLKPDWLTQLKREKPRISLGKAVNDHLPARLSETLLDRIALSGDLGNLADRKLDEASRRLSNWRFMPNGTEGYAKAEVTAGGISTADLSSKNMEARQMPGLYAIGEAVDVTGWLGGYNFQWAWASGWAAAQTL; encoded by the coding sequence ATGACCAATTCCCCAACCTCCTATGACGCGATCATCCTCGGTGCCGGTGGCGCTGGATTGATGTGTGCGGCTGTCGCCGGTCAACGGGGCCGCAAGGTGCTGCTGATCGATCATGCCGATCAGCCGGGCAAGAAAATCCTTATCTCCGGCGGCGGGCGTTGTAATTTCACCAATATTGATACTGCACCGGACCGTTATCTTTCTGCCAACATGCATTTCGCCAAGTCGGCGCTGAGCCGCTACACGGCGCAGGATTTCATCGCACTGGTGAACGGTTATGACATTGCCTGGCATGAAAAGACCCTTGGCCAGCTATTTTGTGATGGTTCGGCCAAGCAAATTGTCGCGATGCTGATGGATGAATGTCCGGCCGAGACGGTAACCGTCTCGCTCGGGCAATCGATCACTGATATCCGCCATGGCGATGGCACCTATCAAGTCGACTATGGCAATCAGTCGGCGACCTCGCCGTCCCTGGTAATTGCAACCGGCGGACCCTCAATTCCAAAAATGGGTGCCACCAGTTTCGCTTACGACATTGCGCGGCAATTCGGCCTGAAAGTCGTTGAGCCTCGCCCTGCGTTGGTACCGCTCACCCTTGGCGGAGAAGAAACCCTGTTCCGTTCACTGTCTGGCGTATCGGCGCCGATTATTGCCCGTTGCGGCAAGACTGCGTTTCGTGAAGCGGCGTTGTTCACCCATAAAGGTCTGTCCGGTCCGGCAATTTTGCAAATATCCTCCTACTGGCGGCACGGCGAACCTGTGAACGTTGATTTCTTGCCAGATCTAAAGCCCGACTGGTTGACGCAATTGAAACGGGAAAAACCACGTATTTCGCTTGGCAAGGCGGTCAATGATCATTTGCCAGCTCGCCTCTCTGAAACCCTTTTGGACCGGATCGCCCTGTCCGGAGATCTGGGCAATCTCGCTGACCGCAAACTCGATGAAGCATCCCGGCGATTGTCCAATTGGCGCTTCATGCCCAATGGCACCGAAGGCTATGCGAAGGCGGAAGTCACCGCCGGCGGTATCAGTACGGCGGATTTATCCTCGAAAAATATGGAAGCTAGGCAAATGCCGGGACTCTATGCTATTGGCGAGGCCGTTGATGTCACCGGCTGGCTCGGTGGCTATAATTTTCAATGGGCTTGGGCGAGCGGCTGGGCCGCTGCGCAAACTCTTTAG
- a CDS encoding acyl-CoA dehydrogenase family protein, whose translation MTGLQYDIGAIGDGTGAAIMALLPEIADRAGETELARHLPADLARKMAAAGVFNLSKPSALGGLELPPFEFMQLIETISEADASTGWCAMIAVTSTLGAAYMGEKAAKEIFGPDDVITGGVFAPMGKAEDKGDHYILSGQWQWGSGSANCSWLGGGALIFRDGELLKFDNGAPYHRMLFFPAGEVEFIDSWHVSGMKGTGSGDFSVEKIKIPKERSVSFVADRPRDSGALYKFPLFGLLALGVSSVALGNARAALEEIKQVAIHKKTPGGGRSMAQRATIQAEIARATAQLGGAFSFLEDAIGKAWHEAQGKGDISPEARANLRLACAHATETSADICKIAYTLGGGGAVYASNSLQRRFRDAHVATQHIATAPAVFELAGRILLDQPVDMAML comes from the coding sequence ATGACCGGCTTGCAATATGATATTGGCGCGATTGGTGACGGTACCGGGGCCGCGATCATGGCGCTTCTGCCAGAAATTGCGGACCGTGCAGGCGAAACAGAACTGGCCCGCCATTTGCCTGCTGACCTTGCAAGGAAAATGGCTGCTGCCGGGGTTTTTAATCTTTCGAAACCTTCCGCTCTGGGTGGCTTGGAATTACCGCCCTTCGAATTCATGCAACTGATAGAAACCATTTCGGAAGCCGATGCGAGCACTGGCTGGTGCGCGATGATCGCGGTGACTTCTACATTGGGGGCCGCCTATATGGGTGAGAAAGCGGCCAAAGAGATTTTTGGTCCAGATGATGTGATCACCGGCGGTGTTTTTGCTCCTATGGGCAAGGCAGAGGATAAGGGTGACCATTATATATTGTCTGGGCAGTGGCAGTGGGGATCCGGGTCAGCCAATTGCAGCTGGCTCGGCGGTGGCGCGTTGATTTTCAGGGATGGCGAACTGCTGAAGTTCGATAATGGTGCGCCCTATCACCGGATGCTGTTCTTTCCGGCGGGCGAAGTCGAGTTCATCGATAGCTGGCACGTTTCCGGCATGAAAGGCACGGGATCCGGTGATTTCAGTGTCGAAAAAATCAAAATTCCCAAAGAGCGCAGCGTATCCTTTGTAGCTGATCGTCCTCGTGATAGCGGCGCGCTTTACAAATTCCCGCTTTTTGGTTTGCTTGCTCTAGGCGTCTCTTCAGTTGCCCTGGGCAACGCACGCGCGGCACTAGAGGAAATCAAACAGGTGGCCATCCATAAAAAAACACCTGGTGGCGGCCGCAGCATGGCCCAGCGCGCCACTATTCAAGCCGAAATCGCGCGCGCCACAGCCCAGCTGGGTGGTGCGTTCAGCTTTCTTGAGGACGCGATCGGTAAGGCATGGCATGAAGCGCAAGGCAAAGGTGATATTTCACCGGAGGCCCGTGCAAATTTGAGGCTGGCTTGTGCCCATGCGACCGAAACATCGGCCGATATCTGCAAAATAGCATATACTCTGGGCGGCGGTGGGGCTGTCTATGCCAGCAACAGCCTGCAACGCCGTTTCCGCGATGCCCATGTCGCAACCCAGCATATCGCGACCGCACCAGCGGTGTTTGAGCTAGCCGGGCGGATATTGCTGGATCAGCCCGTTGATATGGCGATGTTGTGA
- a CDS encoding integration host factor subunit beta, with translation MIRSELLEKLAEENPDLKPDEIEKIVDLFFNQISQKLAEGGRVELRGFGAFSTRQRKPRIGRNPRTGESVEVPAKRVPYFKPGKEIREQLNKN, from the coding sequence ATGATACGTTCTGAACTGCTTGAAAAACTGGCCGAAGAAAATCCTGACCTGAAGCCAGACGAGATTGAGAAGATAGTTGACTTGTTTTTCAATCAGATAAGCCAGAAACTGGCCGAAGGTGGACGTGTTGAATTGCGCGGCTTTGGAGCTTTCTCAACCCGGCAACGTAAACCGCGCATTGGCCGAAATCCGCGCACCGGTGAATCGGTTGAAGTGCCCGCAAAGCGCGTTCCTTATTTCAAACCCGGCAAAGAAATTCGCGAACAGCTCAACAAAAACTGA
- a CDS encoding DEAD/DEAH box helicase, whose product MPFSSVSPLLAEALANREYAKPTAVQAAVLEPETEGRDLIVSAQTGSGKTVAFGLAMAPQLLDDNGRFPFLVEPLALVIAPTRELALQVSRELKWLYEPAGVQIATCVGGMDASKERRTLRRGAHVIVGTPGRLRDHLERGALDLSKLRAAVLDEADEMLDMGFREDLEEILDATAEDRRTLLFSATIPKPIINLAKRYQNDAMRISTVGEDRGHGDIAYQAITVAPADTENAVVNLLRFHEAESAMLFCGTREAVRRLHTSLVDRGFSAVALSGEHTQAERNQAMQALRSKRARVCVATDVAARGLDLPTLSLVIHVEIPRDAETLQHRSGRTGRAGKKGTAVIIVPYQRRKRVESMLRGAKINAEWKDAPTRADIRKNDAERLIETLLQPVEIDEDDLELAKRLMAEKTAEEIAAMLVQSHRAKMPAPEQMLDRGAQSQPAPGGPRPGFEDTVWFKMNVGHNQRADARWILPVLCRRGHITKNEIGAIRINGDDTLFEIPRRVVDKFTKAIAEKRETGGDDTDDINITQFEGTPREAAKRNRKGGRRDNAGGGRDYSNASKKFGGKKFGAKKFGDRKGAGKSGGGKPEGRDFGGKKKYGNKSDDGGKPYVKRKTAGDRESGSEGGNKREFGDGFKKKSDFKGDRKPGSKGDFGGKKKKPHRGKRPFKGKGGSD is encoded by the coding sequence ATGCCTTTCTCCTCAGTATCTCCGCTTCTTGCCGAAGCGCTTGCAAACCGCGAATATGCGAAACCAACGGCAGTGCAGGCTGCAGTGCTCGAACCGGAAACCGAAGGTCGCGACCTTATTGTTTCTGCCCAAACAGGTTCCGGAAAGACGGTTGCCTTTGGCCTAGCCATGGCACCGCAGCTTTTGGATGACAATGGACGGTTCCCGTTTCTGGTAGAGCCGCTCGCTTTGGTGATTGCACCGACGCGCGAATTGGCTTTGCAGGTCAGCCGCGAGCTCAAATGGCTTTATGAGCCTGCCGGTGTGCAGATTGCGACCTGTGTTGGCGGGATGGATGCTTCCAAGGAACGTCGGACGCTGCGGCGCGGTGCCCATGTTATTGTTGGGACACCGGGCCGTTTGCGGGACCATCTTGAACGCGGCGCGCTCGACCTAAGTAAGCTGCGCGCAGCAGTGCTCGATGAAGCCGATGAGATGCTCGACATGGGTTTTCGCGAGGATCTTGAAGAAATACTCGACGCGACCGCAGAAGACCGCCGAACTTTGCTATTTTCGGCAACTATACCAAAGCCGATTATCAATCTTGCCAAGCGTTATCAAAATGACGCGATGCGCATTTCTACCGTCGGCGAGGATCGCGGCCATGGTGATATTGCCTATCAGGCGATTACGGTCGCACCAGCTGATACGGAAAATGCGGTGGTGAACCTGTTGCGTTTTCATGAAGCGGAATCGGCAATGCTCTTTTGTGGCACGCGGGAAGCTGTGCGCCGTCTTCATACCAGTTTGGTCGATCGTGGTTTCAGTGCCGTGGCGCTATCTGGCGAACATACGCAGGCAGAACGTAACCAGGCGATGCAGGCGCTGCGTAGCAAGCGAGCCCGCGTTTGTGTTGCAACCGATGTCGCGGCTCGTGGCCTTGATCTGCCAACGCTTAGCTTAGTAATTCATGTCGAAATTCCCCGTGATGCAGAGACATTGCAGCATCGTTCCGGACGGACGGGCCGTGCCGGTAAAAAAGGTACAGCGGTTATCATCGTACCTTATCAGCGGCGTAAACGCGTTGAATCCATGTTGCGCGGTGCGAAAATTAACGCCGAATGGAAAGATGCACCGACAAGGGCAGATATCCGGAAAAATGATGCCGAGCGTCTGATCGAAACCTTGCTTCAGCCGGTTGAAATTGACGAGGATGATCTCGAACTGGCCAAACGCTTGATGGCGGAAAAAACGGCGGAAGAAATCGCAGCGATGTTGGTGCAATCCCATCGCGCAAAAATGCCTGCGCCGGAACAGATGCTGGACCGAGGCGCCCAGTCACAACCTGCACCTGGGGGACCGCGACCGGGATTTGAAGATACCGTCTGGTTCAAGATGAATGTTGGCCATAATCAACGTGCCGATGCGCGCTGGATTTTACCGGTGCTGTGCCGCCGAGGCCATATTACGAAGAATGAAATCGGTGCGATCCGGATTAACGGCGACGATACACTGTTCGAGATTCCTCGCCGGGTGGTTGATAAATTTACCAAAGCGATTGCGGAGAAACGCGAAACTGGTGGTGACGATACAGATGATATCAATATCACCCAGTTTGAAGGGACACCGCGCGAAGCAGCCAAGCGCAATCGCAAAGGCGGGCGCCGTGACAATGCCGGTGGCGGCCGGGACTACAGCAATGCCAGCAAAAAATTCGGTGGCAAGAAGTTTGGAGCGAAGAAATTCGGCGACCGCAAAGGTGCCGGAAAATCTGGGGGCGGAAAACCAGAAGGCCGGGATTTTGGCGGCAAAAAGAAATATGGCAATAAGTCTGATGATGGCGGTAAGCCCTATGTAAAGCGCAAAACTGCCGGTGACCGAGAAAGCGGTAGCGAAGGCGGCAACAAACGTGAATTTGGTGATGGTTTCAAAAAGAAATCTGATTTCAAGGGTGATCGTAAACCCGGTTCCAAGGGCGATTTCGGCGGCAAAAAGAAAAAACCCCATCGCGGAAAGCGGCCGTTTAAGGGTAAGGGTGGAAGCGACTAA
- a CDS encoding GIY-YIG nuclease family protein has product MHYVYILQSVEHPDQHYTGLTDNVTGRLKEHNSGKSKHTAKYKPWKIISSHYFENEDTALASEKYLKSGSGRAFSQKRLR; this is encoded by the coding sequence ATGCATTACGTTTATATTCTCCAAAGCGTTGAGCATCCAGACCAGCATTACACTGGTCTGACCGACAATGTGACCGGTCGGTTGAAAGAGCATAATTCCGGAAAATCGAAACATACGGCAAAATACAAACCCTGGAAGATCATCTCTTCCCATTATTTCGAGAATGAAGATACCGCATTGGCGTCTGAAAAATATCTGAAATCCGGATCAGGGCGAGCCTTTTCGCAGAAGAGATTGCGTTAG
- the aroA gene encoding 3-phosphoshikimate 1-carboxyvinyltransferase → MTSKPTDQTIMVAKPASFKPSGPLTGQIMVPGDKSISHRSLILSALAIGKSQITGLLEGEDVLATAAALRAMGATIEKKGDVWTVHGVGVGGLMQPETAIDLGNSGTSVRLLMGLVASHDISVTFTGDASLSKRPMGRVIEPLSAMGAEFTARMSSDGKACLPLTVRGLCPAVPLEYRLPVASAQVKSAILLAGLNMPGVTRVIEPVPTRDHSETMLKGFGADLTVEMDKDSNRIITLAGEAELSPQKIKVPGDPSSAAFPVVAALLVPGSDIVVENVGINPTRAGLFTILQQMGGDISFKKKRTVGGEPVADIHVKHSKLNGINVPADIAPSMIDEFPILFIAAALAEGTTTTSGLHELRVKESDRLKQMAEGLRIIGVELAEKEDGLAIIGSGGAPLPGGTNMPAIETALDHRIAMSFAVAGLATASGLTIDDIAPVETSFPGFADLMKTLAS, encoded by the coding sequence ATGACCAGCAAACCGACAGATCAGACGATAATGGTGGCCAAACCGGCTTCATTCAAGCCCAGTGGCCCTTTGACCGGCCAAATCATGGTGCCGGGCGATAAATCCATTTCCCACCGCTCACTGATTCTCTCTGCCCTCGCCATCGGCAAGAGCCAAATTACCGGCTTGCTGGAGGGTGAGGATGTTCTGGCCACCGCCGCCGCGTTGCGCGCCATGGGCGCCACGATCGAAAAAAAGGGTGACGTCTGGACGGTGCACGGTGTCGGCGTTGGTGGGTTAATGCAGCCCGAAACCGCCATTGACCTTGGCAATAGCGGAACCTCGGTGCGACTGCTTATGGGGCTGGTCGCTTCTCATGATATCAGTGTGACCTTCACCGGTGACGCCAGCCTTTCCAAGCGACCAATGGGCCGCGTGATTGAACCGCTCTCTGCGATGGGTGCAGAATTCACCGCACGGATGTCTTCGGATGGCAAAGCGTGTTTGCCGCTTACCGTCCGCGGCCTGTGCCCGGCAGTTCCGTTGGAATATCGCCTGCCGGTAGCATCCGCACAGGTCAAATCGGCGATCCTGCTCGCCGGTTTGAATATGCCAGGTGTTACGCGCGTGATCGAACCGGTTCCGACCCGCGATCACAGCGAAACCATGTTGAAAGGCTTTGGCGCTGATCTGACGGTGGAAATGGACAAGGATAGCAACCGGATTATTACGCTTGCCGGTGAGGCCGAACTATCACCGCAAAAGATCAAGGTCCCCGGAGATCCTTCCTCTGCGGCTTTTCCGGTCGTGGCCGCATTGCTGGTTCCCGGATCAGATATTGTGGTCGAGAATGTCGGCATCAATCCGACCCGCGCTGGCTTGTTCACCATATTGCAGCAGATGGGCGGCGATATCAGCTTCAAGAAAAAGCGCACCGTTGGCGGCGAGCCGGTTGCTGATATTCATGTAAAACATAGCAAGCTGAACGGTATTAATGTTCCGGCGGATATCGCGCCCAGCATGATTGATGAATTTCCGATCCTGTTTATCGCCGCAGCGCTGGCAGAAGGAACAACGACGACTAGCGGCCTGCATGAACTGCGCGTCAAGGAATCCGATCGCCTGAAACAAATGGCAGAGGGTCTGCGCATCATTGGTGTCGAGCTTGCGGAAAAAGAAGACGGGCTAGCGATCATCGGTAGCGGAGGTGCACCATTGCCCGGCGGTACCAACATGCCTGCGATCGAGACGGCTCTTGACCACCGGATCGCAATGAGCTTTGCCGTGGCGGGTCTGGCGACTGCTTCAGGACTGACGATAGATGATATCGCCCCTGTTGAAACAAGTTTTCCTGGCTTTGCTGACCTCATGAAGACGCTGGCATCCTGA
- the rpsA gene encoding 30S ribosomal protein S1, which yields MASTAFPSRDDFAALLNESIGGEDQGFEGRVVKGTVVGIENDMAVIDVGLKSEGRVALREFAAPGQKAELNVGDEVEVYVDRIENVNGEAMLSRDRARREASWDKLEKEYDEGNRVDGIIFGRVKGGFTVDLDGAVAFLPGSQVDVRPVRDVTPLMDISQPFQILKMDRKRGNIVVSRRAILEETRAEQRSGLIESLAEGQVTEGVVKNITDYGAFVDLGGIDGLLHVTDLSYKRVNHPNEMINIGDTLKVQIIKINKDTQRISLGMKQLESDPWEAASEKYAVGTKLSGSVTNITEYGAFVELEAGIEGLVHVSEMSWTKKNVHPGKIVSTSQEVDVIVLEVDTEKRRISLGLKQAQSNPWTDFADTHPVGSTVEGEVKNATEFGLFIGLEGDVDGMVHMSDIAWGISGEDALNLHHKGEQVKAIVLDIDVEKERISLGMKQLEKGAPAVGGTDTGGLKKGSVTTVTVLEVRDGGLEVQVGDDGATGFIKRTDLGRDRDEQRPDRFQVGQKVDAMVTGFDRSKKPNFSIKAHQLAEEKQAVEQFGSTDSGASLGDILGEALKKKDD from the coding sequence ATGGCCTCTACGGCATTTCCCAGTCGCGACGATTTCGCGGCACTATTAAACGAATCAATTGGCGGTGAAGATCAAGGCTTTGAAGGCCGCGTGGTCAAAGGCACCGTTGTCGGCATCGAAAATGACATGGCTGTCATCGATGTAGGATTGAAATCAGAAGGCCGTGTGGCGCTGCGCGAATTCGCTGCTCCCGGTCAAAAAGCCGAACTCAACGTTGGTGATGAAGTCGAAGTTTATGTCGACCGTATCGAAAATGTGAACGGCGAAGCCATGCTGTCCCGCGACCGCGCCCGCCGCGAAGCTTCCTGGGACAAGCTTGAAAAAGAATATGACGAAGGCAACCGCGTTGACGGTATTATCTTCGGACGCGTCAAAGGCGGCTTCACCGTCGATCTTGACGGCGCCGTAGCCTTCCTGCCCGGCAGTCAGGTTGATGTCCGCCCCGTGCGTGACGTGACTCCACTTATGGACATTTCACAGCCTTTCCAAATCCTGAAAATGGACCGCAAGCGTGGCAACATCGTTGTTTCTCGCCGCGCGATCCTCGAAGAAACGCGCGCAGAACAGCGTTCGGGTCTGATCGAATCGCTGGCTGAAGGTCAAGTTACCGAAGGTGTGGTCAAAAATATCACAGATTATGGTGCGTTTGTTGACCTGGGCGGCATTGATGGCCTGCTCCACGTCACGGACCTCAGCTACAAACGGGTCAATCACCCGAATGAAATGATCAATATCGGTGACACGCTGAAAGTTCAGATCATCAAGATCAACAAAGATACGCAGCGTATTTCCTTGGGCATGAAACAGCTCGAAAGCGATCCATGGGAAGCCGCTTCCGAAAAATATGCCGTTGGCACGAAATTGTCTGGTTCCGTCACCAACATCACCGAATATGGTGCGTTTGTTGAACTGGAAGCTGGTATTGAAGGCCTTGTCCACGTTTCCGAAATGAGCTGGACCAAGAAAAACGTCCATCCTGGCAAAATCGTCTCCACCTCTCAGGAAGTCGATGTCATCGTTCTGGAAGTCGATACCGAGAAACGCCGCATTTCGCTGGGCCTCAAACAGGCTCAGTCCAACCCATGGACCGACTTTGCGGATACGCATCCTGTTGGCAGCACGGTTGAAGGCGAAGTTAAGAACGCGACCGAATTCGGTCTGTTCATCGGCCTTGAAGGCGACGTGGACGGCATGGTTCACATGTCTGACATCGCATGGGGCATTTCCGGCGAAGACGCGCTCAACCTCCACCACAAGGGCGAGCAAGTCAAAGCGATCGTTCTCGACATTGATGTTGAGAAAGAGCGCATCTCACTGGGCATGAAGCAGCTTGAAAAAGGTGCACCTGCAGTTGGCGGAACCGACACTGGCGGGCTCAAGAAAGGTTCGGTTACCACCGTTACCGTGCTTGAAGTTCGCGATGGCGGTCTTGAAGTGCAGGTTGGCGACGACGGTGCCACCGGCTTCATCAAACGGACCGACCTTGGTCGTGACCGTGACGAGCAGCGTCCTGATCGTTTCCAGGTTGGCCAGAAGGTCGATGCGATGGTTACCGGCTTCGATCGTTCCAAGAAGCCGAATTTCTCGATCAAAGCCCATCAGTTGGCCGAAGAGAAACAGGCTGTCGAGCAGTTTGGTTCCACCGATTCCGGTGCCAGCCTTGGCGATATTCTTGGCGAAGCGCTCAAGAAAAAAGACGACTAA
- a CDS encoding TIGR02300 family protein, producing MVKPEWGTKRTCPKCGTRFYDLGKEDPVNCIECGETWTPEPSLKSKQPMPFEEAPKKDAKKGDEVADDDLDINIDDDEPSPDNEVDLGGDDDLGVTKGKGDDDDNAET from the coding sequence ATGGTGAAGCCAGAATGGGGCACGAAGAGAACATGCCCAAAATGCGGAACACGTTTTTACGACTTGGGCAAAGAAGACCCGGTCAATTGCATCGAATGTGGTGAGACATGGACGCCGGAACCAAGCTTGAAATCCAAACAGCCAATGCCGTTTGAAGAAGCGCCCAAGAAAGACGCGAAGAAAGGAGATGAAGTCGCGGATGATGATCTGGATATCAACATTGACGACGATGAGCCTTCGCCAGATAATGAAGTCGACCTGGGCGGCGATGACGATCTGGGGGTCACCAAAGGCAAAGGTGACGACGACGATAACGCCGAAACTTGA